The following coding sequences are from one Perognathus longimembris pacificus isolate PPM17 chromosome 13, ASM2315922v1, whole genome shotgun sequence window:
- the LOC125361468 gene encoding olfactory receptor 5B2-like: MENRTKVTEFVLLGLTDEPDLQVPLFITFLIIYIITLVGNLGMVLLIVLDSHLHTPMYFFLGNLSLVDFCYSSAVTPKVMVGLVRGDKVISYSACATQMFIFTTFITVENYLLAVMSYDRYVAVCKPLHYTTTMTTSVCLCLIIGSYAVGFLNSSTHIGNTFSLSFCASNVVHHFFCDIPAVMVLSCSDRLVSELVLIYLGIFHIFFALLIIWISYIFIFVTICKIHAGAGHRKAVSTCSSHFTAVSIFYGTIIFMYLQPSSSHSMDTDKISSVFYSMVIPMLNPVVYSLRNKEVKNAFTKIILKAK; this comes from the coding sequence GACAAAAGTTACAGAATTTGTCCTTCTGGGATTAACTGATGAACCAGACCTGCAGGTCCCCCTCTTTATCACCTTCCTCATCATCTACATCATCACACTGGTTGGGAACCTGGGAATGGTCCTTCTGATTGTcttggactctcatctccacaccCCCATGTATTTCTTCCTTGGCAATCTCTCTCTGGTGGATTTTTGTTACTCCTCAGCTGTTACTCCAAAGGTCATGGTTGGGCTGGTTAGAGGAGACAAGGTCATTTCCTACAGTGCTTGTGCTACTCAGATGTTCATTTTTACAACCTTTATTACTGTGGAAAACTACCTGTTGGCCGTAATGTCCTATGACCGCTATGTAGCAGTGTGCAAGCCCCTCCATTATACTACCACCATGACAACTAGTGTGTGCTTGTGTCTGATCATAGGATCTTATGCTGTTGGTTTCTTGAATTCTTCCACTCACATTGGGAATACCTTCAGTCTTTCCTTTTGTGCATCCAATGTGGTCCATCATTTTTTCTGTGATATCCCAGCAGTTATGGTTCTCTCTTGCTCTGATAGACTGGTTAGTGAACTGGTCCTTATTTACCTGGGGATTTTTCATATCTTTTTTGCTCTCCTGATTATCTGGATATCCTACATATTCATTTTTGTCACCATCTGCAAGATACATGCAGGTGCAGGACATCGGAAGGCTGTGTCCACCTGCTCCTCCCACTTCACTGCTGTCTCCATCTTCTATGGCACGATCATCTTCATGTACCTACAGCCCAGCTCCAGTCACTCCATGGACACGGACAAAATCTCTTCTGTGTTTTATAGTATGGTCATCCCCATGCTGAACCCTGTGgtctacagcctgaggaacaagGAGGTCAAGAATGCATTCACCAAGATTATCTTGAAGGCAAAATAA